GCATTGCGGCGTACCCCCCGCTTCCCGTTCCATACCCGACGGACGTCGGCACGGCGATTACCGGGCCGCCGGTAAGTCCCGCGATCACTCCCGGTAGGGCCCCGTCCATTCCGGCTACGGCGACAATCACCCTGCTTTTTCTGAGGTCATCGAGTTTTGAAAAAAGACGGTGAATCCCCGCGACGCCGATATCCCAATGGGTGGTGACCGCGGACCCCATGACGCGGGCCGTTACGGCAGCCTCTTCGGCGATGGGGATATCGGATGTCCCGGCGGAAACGACACTTACCAGTCCGCTTCCTTCACCGATGTTGCCGATCGTGATCACGCCGCTTCGCTCGTAGAATGTCACATGATCGAAGCTTTTATCCAGAAGACGGTAGACACTCTCACGGGCGCGGGTCAGAAGGATGATTCTGTTGCCCGGCTTCAGAACCCCGACAATATCGCAAATATCCCTGTCTGTTTTATTCAGGCAATAAACGACTTCCGGGTAACCGGTTCTCCCGGAACGGGCAAGATCCACTTCGGCGAAACCAAGGTGACCGCTCATCAAACCGACGAGCCGCCCGTATCCCTCTTCAGGAAGGATTTCGCCTTCCTTTATTTTCAGCAAAATATCGATAATGTGGTCTTTTCCCATTCCGAAAGCAAATCCTTTTTCGCTCTTCTCGACTTCCTCTGATTTTTCCGCTTCCTATAAGATAACGGAGATTTGCTGATAAGTCAAATTTTTTTTATTTTTTGTTCACATCCTCTCCACGGGGCCCCGCCGACAGAAATCGGTAAAGGACCTCCCCAACATAGAAAAGGGAATCCCTGGAACAATGATCTATCGTATCCTGTTGCGTGTGCCATTGGGGATAATCGATATCGATGAGTATCACAGCCGGAATCCCGGAACGAATGAAAGGATAATGATCGCCGATGACGGCATTCACCGTATTATTGAAAAAACAGGGAAATCCCAGCCCCCTCCCGATCGAAAATATGGTTTTTAGCACCCCCTTTGACATCCCGGTCACGCAGGAATTGAAATCGATATTCAGGTGCATATCCAACCCACCGACCATATCAAGGGCGATGACCAGGTCGGGTTTCACCCTTCCTTCTTTCGCATAGATTTCCGCACCCACGCCGAACTCGTATCCGTCGATATTGCCGACATCCTCGGCGTCGAAAAGGACAAAGACGACATCGGTTGCCGGCTCCGTTTCCGAAAACGCCCGCATAAGTTCCAATATGACGGCAACACCACTCGTTCCGTCATTGACGCCGGGAATGGGGATATTTCTT
This genomic window from Spirochaetales bacterium contains:
- the larB gene encoding nickel pincer cofactor biosynthesis protein LarB codes for the protein MGKDHIIDILLKIKEGEILPEEGYGRLVGLMSGHLGFAEVDLARSGRTGYPEVVYCLNKTDRDICDIVGVLKPGNRIILLTRARESVYRLLDKSFDHVTFYERSGVITIGNIGEGSGLVSVVSAGTSDIPIAEEAAVTARVMGSAVTTHWDIGVAGIHRLFSKLDDLRKSRVIVAVAGMDGALPGVIAGLTGGPVIAVPTSVGYGTGSGGYAAMLTMLNSCAPGVAVVNIDNGFGAGFIASMINKGK
- a CDS encoding M28 family peptidase, whose product is MNGFDPQRAWELLVTFAASGKRPPGTAEHKAAITDFFHRMQPLCRTSWLQEFSLPFRGTQIQCANVCGLIKGRNPEFTILLGSHFDTRWIADNEADPAQRNIPIPGVNDGTSGVAVILELMRAFSETEPATDVVFVLFDAEDVGNIDGYEFGVGAEIYAKEGRVKPDLVIALDMVGGLDMHLNIDFNSCVTGMSKGVLKTIFSIGRGLGFPCFFNNTVNAVIGDHYPFIRSGIPAVILIDIDYPQWHTQQDTIDHCSRDSLFYVGEVLYRFLSAGPRGEDVNKK